One part of the Sorangiineae bacterium MSr11954 genome encodes these proteins:
- a CDS encoding protein kinase, whose translation MQDSSSVVPKLDRSRDVVDDSTLTSAAPPSCGKLEPIPGWHLGGDDGRRFVLLERLGGGGMSVVFLARDTVLDRKVAIKFLIREMRNTSDALARLQLEARACARLNHENIVRLFDMGTDRGLPFLVMEHLEGRPLDAIVRDGSIDARRVVRVMIDVAKGLAQAHRAGILHRDLKPSNVFITKDGTAKILDFGVAAMAHDPGALAEELWGTPRYMSPEQWRGEAQDGRTDIWAAGVMFFELLTGSSPFEGASLAELREAVGSRAPAPSLRRVRPELPEEAEPIAQRAMKKCAAERFANADELLDALVKLEVALDHVMRTRHDEAERGARPKPEMRQVTVVSCALDDFPALPGERGLDELTASLDDFFDVCTTIVRELEGTSLSLLGPRFLACFGYPTAHEDNAPRALRAALLIVDAMRTRRAVRVGVATSLSIARRTERTTASVVLQADALDLATWLERRAGRGEIVIGPVTEALVQRTFELEPRGEAVPDGRTQPVRYHRVLGPKSARFDWVGHVPKGPLVGRDRELAQLRELSSRVEAGQGQFVLIAGEAGIGKSRILAQHLEAQHLERTAAEAPGDDGRPAGAPAPGVVRCQCWPHFQHSALEPILEGLLRTLGVRRDTATETKIALLEAALTRASLSIADHLPLLARFLGVPTSDRDAPSFASPALLKQRLQGMLVALLANMAATQPVVVVVEDAHWSDTSTLELLELLLQRMPKARLMVIVTARPEFDPPWPHSPPLHRITLSRLSSEQTSAMIAFASQGRSLPPAIVEQLVQRTDGIPLFVEELTRHIATTFDEAKQRGRLMPLDAFASGTIPATLEGLLRARLEALPREGREVARVAAVLGRDATYETMERVSRQGGGALRIGLMQLVEMGILQRQSQGAGAAYTFNHGLLREAAYQSLVKNERRELHQRAADTLVEHVPDVAGRNPEIVATHFMEAGSHEQASAYFEKAGVHAAARLANTDAAAHYARAIAQLHMLPESEARNRRELALQLARGMALIAAKGAVSAEAHAPYARVRELAPTAWAGDVKSFQSMFGLSQFYLVSGHIEAATGIARDLVTLAGQSGDDTLSLLAHAALGPCLSFLGRFEEARGCDAAGFALYDAEKHRKLCMRIGFDPGVVLLMFLGETLWFLGSPDRALERALAAVALAREVEHPFSLLIALNHLANCYGNRGEYEELLRISEEGIRISEKHGLGIPPLLARGWGRVGVGERGGLADLEESVTVYHKGSVRVGFSHILGTLTWAQWRMGALDGALRTLDEMASFIAATGERRIEAEMHRLRGEVLVATEADPSLVHDAFERGLAIAQSQHARALELRLAHGYARFLANQSRPAEARDLLAPIAATFTEGGDTVDVRRARELLATLGSGPATSKKDRV comes from the coding sequence ATGCAAGACTCATCGTCCGTGGTCCCCAAGCTCGATCGATCGCGCGACGTCGTCGATGACTCCACGCTCACGTCGGCCGCGCCCCCCTCGTGCGGCAAGTTGGAACCCATCCCCGGCTGGCACCTGGGCGGCGACGACGGCAGGCGGTTCGTGCTGCTCGAGCGCTTGGGCGGCGGCGGAATGTCCGTGGTGTTCCTGGCGCGCGATACCGTGCTGGATCGCAAGGTCGCCATCAAGTTCCTCATCCGCGAGATGCGCAACACCAGCGACGCGCTGGCGCGCCTGCAGCTCGAGGCGCGCGCGTGCGCCCGGCTCAATCACGAGAACATCGTGCGCCTGTTCGATATGGGCACGGACCGAGGGCTCCCCTTTCTGGTGATGGAGCACCTCGAAGGGCGGCCGCTCGACGCCATCGTGCGCGATGGAAGCATCGACGCGCGCCGGGTGGTGCGCGTGATGATCGACGTGGCGAAGGGCCTCGCCCAAGCGCACCGCGCCGGCATCCTGCACCGCGATCTCAAGCCCAGCAACGTCTTCATCACCAAGGACGGCACCGCGAAGATCCTCGACTTCGGCGTGGCCGCCATGGCGCACGATCCCGGCGCGCTCGCCGAGGAGCTCTGGGGGACCCCGCGCTACATGTCCCCCGAACAATGGCGGGGCGAAGCGCAGGACGGGCGCACCGATATCTGGGCGGCCGGCGTCATGTTCTTCGAGCTGTTGACCGGTTCATCACCGTTCGAAGGCGCGAGCCTCGCGGAGCTCCGCGAGGCCGTGGGATCGCGCGCGCCTGCGCCCTCGCTGCGCCGCGTGCGCCCCGAGCTGCCCGAGGAGGCCGAGCCCATCGCGCAGCGGGCCATGAAGAAGTGCGCGGCCGAGCGCTTCGCCAACGCCGACGAGCTGCTCGACGCGCTGGTCAAATTGGAGGTCGCCCTCGACCATGTGATGCGCACGCGCCATGACGAGGCGGAGCGCGGCGCGCGGCCCAAGCCCGAGATGCGCCAAGTCACCGTCGTGTCGTGCGCGCTCGACGACTTTCCGGCGCTCCCGGGCGAGCGGGGCCTCGACGAGCTCACCGCGTCGCTCGACGACTTCTTCGACGTTTGCACCACCATCGTGCGGGAGCTCGAGGGGACGAGCTTGTCCCTTTTGGGTCCGCGTTTTCTCGCGTGCTTCGGCTACCCCACCGCCCACGAGGACAACGCCCCCCGCGCGCTCCGCGCCGCCCTGCTCATCGTCGACGCCATGCGCACCCGGCGCGCCGTGCGCGTGGGCGTGGCCACGAGCCTCTCCATCGCCCGGCGCACCGAGCGCACCACCGCCTCCGTGGTGCTCCAGGCCGATGCGCTCGATCTCGCAACTTGGCTCGAGCGCCGCGCGGGGCGCGGCGAGATCGTGATCGGGCCCGTCACCGAGGCCCTGGTGCAGCGCACCTTCGAGCTCGAGCCCCGCGGCGAGGCCGTGCCGGACGGACGAACCCAGCCCGTGCGGTACCATCGGGTCCTCGGCCCGAAGAGCGCCCGCTTCGATTGGGTGGGCCACGTGCCGAAGGGCCCGCTGGTCGGCCGCGATCGGGAGCTCGCGCAGCTCCGGGAGCTCTCCAGCCGGGTCGAGGCGGGACAAGGGCAATTCGTTTTGATCGCGGGCGAAGCCGGGATCGGCAAATCGCGCATCCTCGCCCAGCACCTCGAAGCGCAGCACCTCGAACGAACGGCGGCCGAGGCGCCCGGCGACGATGGCCGTCCGGCCGGGGCGCCCGCTCCAGGTGTCGTACGATGCCAGTGCTGGCCGCATTTCCAGCACAGCGCGCTCGAACCCATCCTCGAGGGGCTCCTACGCACCTTGGGCGTGCGCCGCGACACGGCGACCGAAACGAAAATTGCCTTGCTCGAGGCCGCGCTCACCAGGGCCTCGCTCTCCATCGCGGACCACCTCCCGCTCCTCGCGCGCTTTTTGGGGGTGCCGACCTCGGATCGCGATGCGCCTTCGTTCGCCAGCCCCGCGCTGCTCAAACAGCGCCTGCAGGGCATGCTCGTGGCCCTCCTCGCGAACATGGCCGCCACGCAGCCCGTGGTGGTGGTGGTGGAGGACGCACACTGGAGCGACACCTCGACCCTGGAGCTCTTGGAGCTGCTCCTCCAGCGCATGCCCAAAGCGCGCCTCATGGTCATCGTCACCGCCCGGCCCGAGTTCGATCCGCCGTGGCCGCACTCGCCTCCGCTGCATCGCATCACCCTTTCGCGGCTCTCGTCCGAGCAGACCAGCGCCATGATCGCCTTCGCGAGCCAGGGCCGCAGTTTGCCCCCCGCCATCGTGGAGCAGCTGGTGCAGCGCACCGACGGCATCCCCCTCTTCGTCGAGGAGCTCACCCGCCATATCGCCACCACCTTCGACGAAGCCAAGCAGCGAGGTCGGCTCATGCCCCTCGACGCGTTCGCGTCCGGGACCATCCCCGCGACCCTCGAAGGGCTCTTGCGCGCCCGCCTGGAGGCGCTGCCGCGTGAGGGACGCGAGGTGGCCCGCGTGGCCGCGGTCCTCGGCCGGGACGCCACCTACGAGACCATGGAGAGGGTCTCGAGGCAGGGCGGCGGAGCCTTGCGCATCGGTCTCATGCAGCTGGTCGAAATGGGCATCCTGCAAAGGCAGTCGCAGGGCGCGGGCGCCGCGTACACGTTCAACCACGGGCTGCTCCGCGAGGCGGCGTATCAATCGCTCGTCAAAAACGAGCGCCGGGAGCTCCACCAGCGCGCGGCCGACACCTTGGTGGAGCACGTCCCCGACGTCGCCGGGCGAAACCCCGAAATCGTGGCCACGCACTTCATGGAGGCCGGCTCCCACGAGCAGGCCAGCGCCTACTTCGAAAAGGCCGGGGTGCACGCCGCGGCGCGTTTGGCCAACACCGACGCGGCCGCGCACTACGCGCGCGCCATCGCGCAATTGCATATGCTCCCGGAGAGCGAAGCACGGAATCGACGCGAGCTCGCGCTGCAGCTCGCGCGCGGCATGGCCCTCATCGCGGCCAAAGGGGCCGTCTCGGCGGAGGCCCACGCGCCCTATGCGCGGGTGCGGGAGCTCGCGCCCACGGCGTGGGCGGGCGACGTGAAGTCGTTCCAATCGATGTTTGGATTGAGCCAATTTTATTTGGTCTCGGGCCATATCGAGGCCGCCACCGGCATCGCGCGCGATCTGGTCACCCTGGCGGGCCAATCCGGCGACGACACCCTGTCGCTGCTCGCCCACGCCGCGCTGGGCCCGTGCCTCTCGTTTTTGGGGCGCTTCGAGGAAGCACGCGGCTGCGACGCGGCGGGCTTCGCGCTTTACGACGCCGAGAAGCATCGGAAATTGTGCATGCGCATCGGCTTCGATCCCGGCGTCGTTCTTTTGATGTTTCTCGGCGAGACGCTCTGGTTCCTCGGCAGCCCCGATCGCGCCCTGGAACGAGCGCTCGCGGCGGTGGCGCTCGCGCGCGAGGTGGAGCACCCCTTCAGCCTGCTCATCGCATTGAACCACCTGGCCAATTGCTACGGCAACCGCGGAGAGTACGAAGAGCTCCTTCGTATATCCGAAGAAGGTATTCGCATTTCGGAGAAACATGGACTCGGCATCCCGCCGCTGCTGGCGCGCGGATGGGGGCGCGTCGGTGTGGGGGAGCGCGGCGGCCTCGCGGATCTCGAGGAGAGCGTGACGGTCTACCACAAGGGCAGCGTCCGCGTGGGGTTCTCGCACATCCTCGGCACGCTCACGTGGGCCCAATGGCGCATGGGGGCCCTGGACGGCGCGCTGCGCACCTTGGACGAAATGGCCTCGTTCATCGCCGCCACCGGCGAACGCCGGATCGAAGCGGAGATGCACCGCTTGCGCGGCGAGGTCCTGGTGGCGACGGAGGCCGATCCCTCCCTCGTGCACGACGCCTTCGAGCGCGGCCTCGCCATCGCCCAAAGCCAGCACGCGCGCGCCCTGGAGCTCCGGCTCGCGCACGGCTACGCGCGCTTCTTGGCAAACCAATCGCGCCCCGCCGAGGCGAGGGACTTGCTCGCTCCCATCGCCGCCACCTTCACCGAGGGTGGCGACACCGTCGACGTGCGCCGGGCGCGCGAGCTGCTCGCGACATTGGGATCGGGCCCCGCAACTTCGAAAAAAGATCGCGTGTGA
- a CDS encoding protein kinase codes for MEPKIRRLASDVRRSSELDSNGDKERRAGTYTVTDGHRAVSHDTTLSSAMLPALEPEPGWRLGGVDGKRFELLERLGGGGMSVVFLARDVVLDRMVAIKFLTNDALGNDEGFERLQLEARACARLNHENIVRLFDMGMDRGLPFLVMEHLEGRPLDAIVRDDGVDARRAVRIMIDVAKGLAQAHRAGILHRDLKPSNVFIGKDGVAKILDFGVAMMTHGPGAMANGVWGTPRYMSPEQWRAEVQDCRTDIWAAGVMFFELLTGIAPFDGANISEIRGVVISPDPAPSLRALRPEMLEEADHVAQRAMTKSPAERFGTADELLDALVKLEVALAQAMRVRDEEVGGRARPKPEMRQVTVVSCTLDGLPELPGEPGLDELAASLDDFFDICSTVVRELEGTVLSLIGPHFLACFGYPTAHEDNAPRALRAASLIVDALQAERGVRIGIATSLSIVRHTESITAPVALQADALHMAQSLERRAGRNEILIGEVTEALVRSTFELEPSGETRTDGRARPQRTYRVLRPKATRFQWVTGTTSTPLVGREHELEQLRELSGRAEAGKGQFVWIAGEAGIGKSRIIAQHLEGLAPQSRSIVRCQCWPHFQNSALEPILDGLLRTMGLRRDASAEEKIQLLERILAEASLSLPDHVPLLARFLGVSTAERDAISFTSPALLERRMRNVLVTLLERASAQKPLVLVVEDAHWSDTSTLDLLDVLLGRMSATRTMVIVTARPELDPPWPRASHLHRIALGRLSSEQTSTMVAWASQGRSLPTPIVEQLVQRTDGVPLFVEELTRSVADAFHEAEQRGEVLSPDAFASGTIPRTLEGLLRARLGALPREGRDVACVAAVLGRDATYEVIRAISELGEESVRVGLMQLVETGILQRQAQGTVTSYAFKHALVREAAYQSLVKNERRNVHLRAADTLVARFPEIVARNPEVVASHFMEAGRHEQAVTYFEKAGEHASERLANIDAAAHYAHAIAQLRMLAEGEARDRRELGLQLARGMALMAAKGSESPEAQAPYARVRELAPRVPMRDAGSFQSMFGLNQFYLVAGDIASATEVARHIVALADEAGNDDMAMIARTALGPCLTFFGHFVEARDCLAAGHALYDLRKHGKLAMRLGFDSGVSTGMLLSEVLWYLGHPDRALEQARAAVTIARAVEHPFSIAGSMSSLGNCYGNRGDYGALRRVADEVHAISEKHGLDASLAVAKVSRAWARVGAGDHTAIAELEEGVSIYRAGRIRVRFAYPLSVLAWAQWRAGELDDALRTLDEMAEFIASTGERELEAEMLRLRGEVLLASGSEPSLAADCFERGRIIARQQGARALELRLAYGQARLPMDASRRDVAKERLTSVVDSFTEGLDTLDLRLARELLATL; via the coding sequence ATGGAACCGAAGATTCGACGCCTTGCGTCCGATGTACGTCGGAGCTCCGAGCTCGATTCGAACGGAGACAAAGAGCGTCGCGCCGGAACCTATACGGTCACGGATGGCCACCGCGCGGTGAGCCACGACACGACGCTCTCGTCGGCCATGCTCCCCGCGCTGGAGCCCGAGCCGGGCTGGCGCCTCGGGGGAGTCGACGGAAAGAGGTTCGAGCTCCTCGAGCGCTTGGGCGGCGGCGGAATGTCCGTCGTCTTCCTCGCGCGCGACGTGGTGCTCGATCGCATGGTCGCCATCAAGTTTCTCACCAACGACGCGCTCGGCAACGACGAGGGCTTCGAGCGCCTGCAGCTCGAGGCGCGCGCGTGCGCCCGGCTCAATCACGAGAACATCGTGCGCCTGTTCGACATGGGCATGGATCGAGGGCTCCCCTTTCTCGTCATGGAGCACCTCGAGGGCCGCCCCCTCGACGCCATCGTCCGCGATGACGGCGTCGACGCGCGGCGCGCCGTTCGCATCATGATCGACGTCGCGAAAGGGCTCGCGCAAGCGCACCGCGCGGGCATCCTGCACCGCGATCTCAAGCCGAGCAATGTCTTCATTGGAAAGGACGGGGTGGCGAAGATCCTCGACTTCGGCGTGGCGATGATGACCCACGGCCCCGGCGCCATGGCCAACGGCGTGTGGGGAACCCCGCGCTACATGTCCCCCGAACAATGGAGGGCCGAGGTGCAGGATTGCCGCACGGACATCTGGGCCGCCGGCGTCATGTTCTTCGAGCTCTTGACGGGCATCGCCCCCTTCGACGGCGCCAACATCTCCGAGATCCGCGGCGTGGTGATCTCCCCCGATCCCGCGCCCTCCCTGCGCGCCCTGCGGCCGGAGATGCTGGAGGAAGCCGACCATGTGGCGCAGCGGGCCATGACGAAGAGCCCCGCCGAGCGCTTCGGCACCGCCGACGAGCTGCTCGACGCGCTGGTGAAGCTGGAGGTCGCCCTCGCGCAGGCCATGCGCGTTCGCGACGAAGAGGTCGGGGGCCGCGCGCGGCCGAAGCCGGAGATGCGGCAGGTGACCGTGGTGTCGTGCACCCTCGACGGCCTCCCCGAGCTCCCCGGTGAGCCGGGCCTCGACGAGCTGGCCGCCTCGCTCGACGACTTCTTCGACATTTGCTCGACCGTCGTTCGCGAGCTCGAGGGGACGGTGCTGTCCCTCATCGGACCGCATTTTCTAGCGTGCTTCGGCTATCCCACGGCCCACGAGGACAACGCCCCCCGCGCGCTGCGCGCCGCCTCCCTCATCGTCGATGCCTTGCAGGCGGAGCGCGGCGTGCGCATCGGGATCGCCACCAGCCTCTCCATCGTGCGGCACACGGAGAGCATCACGGCGCCGGTGGCGCTCCAGGCCGACGCGCTCCACATGGCGCAGTCGCTCGAACGCCGCGCAGGGCGCAACGAGATCCTGATCGGGGAGGTCACCGAAGCGTTGGTGCGGAGCACCTTCGAGCTCGAGCCGAGCGGGGAGACGCGGACCGACGGCCGCGCGCGGCCCCAGCGCACCTACCGCGTCCTCCGGCCCAAAGCGACCCGGTTCCAGTGGGTCACCGGCACCACCTCCACCCCCCTCGTGGGGCGCGAGCACGAGCTCGAGCAGCTGCGCGAGCTCTCGGGCCGCGCGGAGGCGGGCAAAGGTCAATTCGTATGGATCGCGGGCGAAGCGGGCATCGGCAAATCGCGCATCATCGCCCAGCACCTCGAGGGGCTCGCGCCCCAATCGCGATCCATCGTGCGATGCCAGTGCTGGCCGCATTTCCAGAACAGCGCGCTCGAGCCCATCCTCGATGGCCTCTTGCGGACGATGGGCCTGCGCCGCGACGCCTCCGCCGAGGAGAAGATCCAGCTCCTCGAGCGCATCCTCGCCGAGGCCTCGCTCTCGCTGCCGGATCACGTCCCGCTGCTCGCGCGCTTCTTGGGCGTCTCGACCGCCGAGCGCGACGCGATCTCGTTCACCAGCCCCGCGCTGCTCGAGCGGCGCATGCGCAACGTGCTGGTGACCCTCCTCGAGCGCGCGTCCGCGCAAAAGCCCCTGGTCCTGGTGGTGGAGGACGCGCACTGGAGCGACACCTCGACCCTCGATCTGCTCGACGTGCTCCTCGGCCGCATGAGCGCCACCCGCACCATGGTGATCGTCACCGCCCGGCCCGAGCTCGATCCGCCGTGGCCTCGCGCATCGCACCTGCATCGCATCGCCCTCGGCAGGCTCTCGTCCGAGCAGACCAGCACCATGGTCGCGTGGGCCAGCCAAGGGCGCAGCCTGCCCACCCCCATCGTCGAACAGCTGGTGCAGCGGACCGACGGCGTGCCGCTCTTCGTCGAGGAGCTCACGCGCAGCGTGGCCGATGCCTTCCACGAGGCCGAGCAGCGCGGCGAGGTCCTCTCCCCCGATGCGTTCGCGTCCGGGACCATCCCGCGCACCCTCGAGGGCCTGCTCCGCGCTCGCCTGGGCGCCCTGCCGAGGGAGGGTCGCGACGTCGCGTGCGTCGCCGCCGTGCTGGGCCGCGACGCCACCTACGAGGTGATCCGCGCCATCTCCGAGCTGGGCGAAGAGTCGGTGCGCGTCGGTCTCATGCAGCTGGTCGAGACGGGGATCCTCCAACGGCAAGCGCAGGGCACCGTCACGTCGTACGCGTTCAAGCACGCCCTGGTCCGCGAGGCCGCGTATCAATCGCTGGTCAAAAACGAGCGCCGCAACGTTCACCTGCGCGCGGCCGACACCCTCGTCGCGCGCTTCCCCGAGATCGTCGCACGGAATCCGGAGGTGGTGGCCTCGCATTTCATGGAGGCCGGCCGCCACGAGCAGGCGGTGACCTACTTCGAAAAGGCCGGCGAGCACGCGTCCGAGCGCTTGGCCAACATCGACGCCGCCGCGCACTACGCGCACGCCATCGCGCAGCTGCGCATGCTCGCCGAGGGCGAGGCGCGCGACCGGCGCGAGCTCGGCTTGCAGCTCGCGCGCGGCATGGCGCTCATGGCGGCCAAGGGGTCCGAATCTCCGGAGGCGCAAGCGCCTTACGCGCGCGTCCGCGAGCTCGCGCCCAGGGTGCCGATGCGCGACGCCGGATCGTTTCAATCGATGTTCGGGCTCAATCAATTTTACCTGGTCGCGGGCGATATCGCCTCCGCCACCGAGGTCGCGCGCCACATCGTCGCGCTGGCCGACGAGGCCGGCAACGACGATATGGCGATGATCGCGCGCACCGCCCTCGGACCATGCCTGACGTTCTTCGGGCACTTCGTGGAGGCCCGCGACTGCCTCGCGGCGGGGCACGCCCTGTACGACCTCCGCAAGCATGGAAAGCTGGCCATGCGCCTGGGGTTCGACTCGGGCGTCTCCACGGGAATGCTCCTCTCCGAGGTGCTTTGGTACCTGGGCCACCCCGATCGCGCCCTCGAGCAGGCGCGCGCGGCGGTGACCATCGCGCGGGCGGTGGAGCACCCCTTCAGCATCGCGGGCAGTATGAGCTCCTTGGGCAATTGTTACGGCAATCGCGGAGACTACGGCGCACTGCGACGCGTGGCCGACGAGGTCCACGCCATCTCCGAGAAGCACGGGCTCGATGCGTCCCTGGCCGTGGCGAAGGTCAGCCGGGCATGGGCCCGGGTCGGCGCGGGCGACCACACCGCCATCGCGGAGCTGGAAGAGGGCGTGAGCATCTACCGCGCGGGGAGGATCCGCGTGCGCTTTGCGTATCCGCTCTCCGTGCTCGCGTGGGCCCAATGGCGCGCGGGCGAGCTCGACGACGCCCTGCGCACCCTCGACGAAATGGCGGAGTTCATCGCCTCCACCGGGGAGCGCGAGCTCGAGGCCGAGATGCTCCGCTTGCGCGGCGAGGTGCTGCTGGCGTCGGGATCCGAGCCCTCCCTCGCCGCGGACTGCTTCGAGCGCGGCCGGATCATCGCCCGCCAGCAAGGCGCGCGTGCGCTGGAGCTCCGGCTCGCCTACGGCCAGGCGCGCCTTCCGATGGATGCATCACGTCGCGACGTCGCGAAGGAGAGGCTCACCTCCGTTGTCGATTCGTTCACCGAGGGACTCGATACGCTCGACCTTCGACTGGCGCGCGAGCTCCTCGCGACGCTTTGA
- a CDS encoding 4Fe-4S dicluster domain-containing protein, translated as MPDRKLINECVHCGFCLPTCPTYQSWGEEMDSPRGRIYLMKALAEERAPLSSTVVGHFDQCLGCMACVTACPSGVKYDALIEQTRAEIERSHPRSPGDRWLRAMIFALFPHPRRLAIVVLLQLIYVKMGLRWLVHALGIPRLLPPRLRNLEALMPPVSARQLVAKLPAASPAKGPARAKVALLAGCVQRVYFPAVNEATVRVLTAEGCDVIVPPDLGCCGALSVHSGRDEEARRFARAAIAALERTGVSVIVVNAAGCGSSMKEWGRLLAGDPEWAERAEAMAAKVKDVSEWLAELGPVAPRHPLALKIAYHDACHLAHAQRIRAQPRALLRAIPGLELTEIADADQCCGSAGIYNLVQPESAREIGQRKVDNVLAAAPELLVSANPGCTLQIRMLLEERGLGATIRTAHPIELLDASIRGGDSSTT; from the coding sequence ATGCCGGATCGCAAACTCATCAACGAGTGCGTCCACTGCGGGTTCTGTCTCCCCACGTGCCCGACGTACCAGTCGTGGGGCGAGGAGATGGACTCCCCGCGCGGCCGCATCTACCTCATGAAGGCGCTGGCCGAAGAGAGAGCCCCGCTGTCGTCCACGGTCGTAGGTCACTTCGACCAGTGCCTCGGGTGCATGGCGTGCGTTACCGCGTGCCCCTCGGGCGTCAAGTACGACGCCTTGATCGAGCAGACGCGCGCCGAGATCGAGCGATCGCACCCGCGCTCGCCCGGCGATCGATGGCTGCGCGCGATGATCTTCGCCCTCTTTCCCCATCCGCGAAGGCTCGCCATCGTGGTGCTCTTGCAACTCATTTACGTCAAGATGGGCCTGCGCTGGCTCGTCCACGCGCTCGGCATCCCTCGCCTGCTCCCGCCCCGGCTGCGAAACCTCGAGGCGCTGATGCCGCCGGTCTCGGCGCGTCAGTTGGTCGCCAAGCTGCCGGCCGCGTCCCCCGCCAAGGGCCCCGCGCGCGCCAAGGTGGCGCTCCTCGCGGGCTGCGTGCAGCGCGTCTATTTCCCGGCCGTCAACGAAGCGACGGTGCGCGTCCTCACGGCCGAGGGGTGCGACGTGATCGTACCGCCCGATCTCGGCTGCTGCGGCGCCCTGTCCGTGCACTCCGGCCGCGACGAGGAGGCACGCCGCTTTGCGCGCGCCGCCATCGCGGCCCTGGAGCGCACGGGGGTCTCGGTCATCGTGGTGAACGCCGCCGGCTGCGGCTCGTCGATGAAAGAGTGGGGCCGGCTCTTGGCGGGCGATCCCGAGTGGGCCGAGCGCGCCGAGGCCATGGCCGCCAAGGTCAAAGACGTGAGCGAGTGGCTCGCCGAGCTGGGACCCGTCGCGCCGCGTCACCCACTCGCGCTCAAAATCGCTTACCACGACGCCTGCCACCTGGCGCACGCGCAGCGGATTCGCGCCCAGCCGCGGGCACTCTTGCGCGCCATCCCCGGCCTGGAGCTCACGGAGATCGCCGACGCCGATCAGTGCTGCGGCAGCGCCGGAATTTACAACTTGGTGCAGCCGGAGAGCGCACGCGAAATCGGCCAGCGCAAGGTCGACAATGTCCTCGCCGCCGCGCCGGAGCTCTTGGTGAGCGCCAACCCCGGCTGCACGTTGCAAATCCGCATGCTGCTGGAGGAGCGCGGCCTAGGAGCTACGATCCGAACGGCGCACCCCATCGAGCTCCTCGATGCCTCGATCCGAGGCGGAGACTCGTCCACCACGTAA
- a CDS encoding FAD-binding oxidoreductase, producing MANVTDATNADAAEGAEGTRATAVVAHPAHARDAILGVAPRMTYAPESAEACAGVMAECARERLRVGFIGGGTELSLGYPPEGLDAVIRTGAMRRVLEYAPADMVIAVEAGVTLAELQAVTRAERQMLALDAPFPERATLGGLVATGAFGPRRARYGAVRDVIIGVTLVRADGVVARGGGKVVKNVAGFDLPKVACGALGTLGLVATATFRLHPLPDATATALFAGLPPDAIVALVGRMRQAQLEPSSVVAIAEGAAGSFDLGVRFEGFDQGVAHQMKRVAELDAAHPLSDDDAASFWTRHDRARDGALRIKLAALPSQLPAVAARVAPLMDALHGGTFAWYATLGLGFVGGTVADPEAAAAAMQRAREALTAEGGSLVVIDAPSAVRAHVDPWGPKPGSFPVMAELKQRFDPERRLNPGRFLGGL from the coding sequence GTGGCCAACGTGACCGACGCGACCAACGCCGACGCGGCGGAAGGAGCCGAAGGGACCCGCGCCACCGCCGTGGTCGCGCACCCCGCGCACGCGCGCGACGCCATCCTGGGCGTCGCCCCGCGCATGACGTATGCGCCAGAGAGCGCCGAGGCGTGCGCCGGTGTGATGGCCGAGTGCGCCCGCGAACGTCTGCGCGTGGGGTTCATCGGCGGCGGCACCGAGCTGTCGCTGGGGTACCCGCCCGAGGGCCTCGACGCCGTGATCCGCACGGGCGCCATGCGCCGCGTGCTGGAGTATGCGCCGGCCGACATGGTGATCGCCGTCGAAGCGGGCGTGACGCTCGCCGAGCTGCAAGCGGTGACCCGCGCCGAGCGGCAGATGCTCGCCCTCGATGCGCCCTTTCCGGAGCGCGCCACCCTGGGCGGATTGGTCGCGACCGGCGCCTTCGGCCCGCGACGCGCGCGTTACGGCGCCGTGCGCGACGTGATCATCGGCGTCACCTTGGTGCGCGCCGACGGCGTGGTGGCGCGCGGCGGCGGAAAGGTCGTCAAGAACGTGGCCGGCTTCGACCTCCCCAAGGTGGCGTGCGGCGCGCTGGGCACCCTGGGGCTCGTGGCCACGGCGACGTTCCGCCTTCATCCTTTGCCGGATGCCACCGCGACCGCCCTCTTCGCCGGACTGCCGCCGGACGCCATCGTCGCGCTCGTGGGGCGCATGCGCCAAGCGCAGCTCGAGCCGAGCAGCGTGGTGGCCATCGCCGAAGGCGCCGCGGGCTCTTTCGATCTGGGCGTTCGCTTCGAGGGCTTCGACCAGGGCGTCGCGCATCAAATGAAGCGCGTCGCCGAGCTGGACGCGGCGCACCCGCTCTCCGACGACGACGCCGCCTCCTTTTGGACGCGCCACGACCGCGCGCGCGACGGCGCGCTTCGGATCAAGCTCGCGGCGCTCCCCTCGCAGCTGCCCGCGGTCGCCGCGCGGGTGGCGCCGCTCATGGACGCGCTGCACGGCGGTACGTTCGCGTGGTACGCGACCTTGGGCCTCGGCTTCGTTGGGGGCACGGTGGCCGATCCCGAAGCCGCCGCCGCGGCCATGCAGCGCGCGCGCGAGGCGCTCACCGCCGAGGGGGGCTCGCTGGTGGTGATCGACGCGCCCTCGGCGGTGCGTGCCCACGTGGATCCCTGGGGGCCGAAGCCGGGCTCGTTCCCCGTCATGGCGGAGCTCAAACAGCGCTTCGACCCGGAGCGAAGGCTCAACCCGGGCCGCTTCCTCGGAGGCTTGTAG